The following are from one region of the Hyphomicrobium album genome:
- the rpmD gene encoding 50S ribosomal protein L30, with the protein MAKKTITVEQIASANRRPAIQTQTLRGLGLDKLHRTRRLEDTPAIRGMINSIPHLVRIVDVPAAKKS; encoded by the coding sequence ATGGCCAAGAAGACCATCACCGTTGAGCAGATCGCCAGTGCCAACCGGCGGCCTGCCATCCAGACCCAGACGTTGCGTGGCCTTGGCCTCGATAAGCTGCATCGCACGCGCAGGCTGGAGGACACTCCGGCCATTCGCGGCATGATCAACTCTATCCCCCACCTGGTGCGCATCGTCGACGTACCGGCGGCGAAGAAATCTTAA
- the secY gene encoding preprotein translocase subunit SecY: MVSAAEQLAANLNFGAFAKAEDLKRRIYFTLGALIVYRFGTFIPLPGVNPTAFAQTFSANASGILGMFNMFAGGAVERMAIFALNIMPYISASIIMQLMSSMSPKLEALKKEGEQGRKQINQYTRYLTVVLAAFQAYGIAIGLEGSHGAAGPVVLDPGWFFRITTVITLVGGTLFLMWLGEQITQRGVGNGISLIIFAGIVAGLPAALVGLFELARTGSLSVGLLLLLLALMLFVVAAIVFMERAQRRLLIQYPKRQVGNRMFQGDSSHLPLKLNSAGVIPPIFASSLLLLPITAAQFTAGQGPQWLNDVTAALGSGQPLHIALYVALIIFFAFFYTAVVFNPKETADNLRKYGGFLPGIRPGEKTAEYIDYVLTRITVVGAIYLAAVCVLPEILISYAAVPFYFGGTSLLIAVSVTMDTVAQVQSHLLAHQYEGLIKKAKLRGATGRGRR; encoded by the coding sequence ATGGTTTCCGCTGCCGAGCAGCTTGCCGCCAATCTGAACTTCGGCGCCTTCGCCAAAGCCGAAGATCTCAAGCGCCGCATCTACTTCACGCTGGGCGCGCTCATCGTCTACCGGTTCGGCACCTTCATTCCGCTGCCGGGCGTCAACCCGACCGCATTCGCGCAGACGTTCAGCGCCAACGCCTCCGGCATCCTCGGCATGTTCAACATGTTCGCGGGCGGTGCCGTCGAGCGCATGGCGATCTTCGCCTTGAACATCATGCCCTACATCTCGGCATCGATCATCATGCAGCTGATGAGCTCGATGTCGCCGAAGCTCGAGGCCTTGAAGAAGGAAGGCGAGCAGGGGCGCAAGCAGATCAACCAGTACACCCGCTACCTCACGGTGGTCCTGGCAGCTTTCCAGGCGTACGGCATCGCCATCGGCCTCGAGGGCTCGCACGGCGCGGCGGGCCCGGTGGTTTTGGACCCAGGCTGGTTCTTCCGCATCACTACCGTCATCACGCTGGTCGGCGGCACGCTGTTCCTGATGTGGCTCGGCGAGCAGATCACGCAGCGCGGCGTCGGCAACGGCATTTCGCTCATCATCTTCGCCGGCATCGTCGCTGGTCTGCCGGCGGCGCTCGTCGGCCTGTTCGAGCTGGCGCGCACGGGCTCGCTGTCGGTCGGCCTGCTGCTCCTGCTGCTGGCGCTGATGCTGTTCGTCGTCGCCGCCATCGTGTTCATGGAGCGCGCGCAGCGCCGCCTGCTGATCCAGTATCCGAAACGCCAGGTCGGCAACCGGATGTTCCAGGGCGATAGTTCGCACCTGCCGTTGAAGCTCAACTCGGCCGGCGTCATCCCGCCGATCTTCGCTTCGTCGCTGCTGCTGCTGCCGATCACCGCCGCGCAGTTCACCGCCGGCCAGGGGCCGCAGTGGCTCAACGACGTGACGGCGGCGCTGGGCAGCGGCCAGCCGCTCCACATCGCCCTCTACGTGGCCCTGATTATCTTCTTCGCCTTCTTCTACACGGCCGTCGTGTTTAACCCGAAGGAGACGGCGGACAACCTGCGCAAATACGGCGGGTTCCTGCCCGGTATCCGCCCCGGCGAGAAGACGGCCGAGTACATCGACTATGTCCTCACGCGCATCACTGTCGTCGGCGCCATCTACCTTGCCGCGGTCTGCGTATTGCCGGAAATACTCATTTCCTACGCGGCCGTGCCGTTCTACTTTGGCGGCACCTCACTGCTCATCGCGGTGAGCGTGACCATGGACACGGTGGCACAGGTGCAGAGCCATCTGCTCGCGCACCAGTATGAAGGCCTTATCAAGAAGGCCAAGCTGAGAGGCGCGACGGGGCGAGGGCGCAGATGA
- the rpsM gene encoding 30S ribosomal protein S13 — protein MARIAGVNIPTQKRVVIALQYIHGIGQKFAHEICTKVGIPAERRVNQLTDAEVLQIRETIDRDYLVEGDLRREVITNIKRLMDLGCYRGLRHRKGLPVRGQRTHTNARTRKGPSKPIAGKKKA, from the coding sequence GTGGCCCGTATCGCAGGCGTCAACATTCCGACGCAGAAGCGCGTCGTCATCGCGCTTCAATACATTCATGGCATCGGCCAGAAGTTTGCCCATGAAATCTGCACCAAGGTCGGCATTCCAGCCGAGCGGCGCGTCAATCAGCTGACGGACGCCGAGGTGCTGCAGATCCGCGAGACGATCGACCGCGATTACCTCGTCGAAGGCGACCTGCGTCGCGAGGTCATCACCAACATCAAGCGCCTGATGGACCTCGGCTGCTATCGCGGCCTGCGCCATCGCAAGGGTCTGCCGGTTCGCGGCCAGCGCACCCACACCAACGCCCGCACCCGCAAGGGTCCGTCCAAGCCGATCGCTGGCAAGAAGAAGGCCTGA
- a CDS encoding adenylate kinase, whose product MNLILLGPPGAGKGTQGENLAKKRGLIQLSTGDMLRQAVKAGTPVGLVASAIMEAGGLVPDDVVINIIAERIAQPDCAKGFILDGFPRTLKQAAALDELLTATGKQLDAVIELKVNDDALLSRIENRARETIAAGGVPRADDNAEALRKRLMAYYRETAPLIGYYFAKGKLHCVDGMAPIPQVESQVDAVLNSVAAP is encoded by the coding sequence ATGAACCTAATCCTGCTGGGTCCCCCGGGAGCCGGCAAAGGAACGCAAGGCGAAAATCTTGCCAAGAAACGGGGGCTCATTCAGCTTTCGACGGGTGACATGCTCCGCCAGGCCGTCAAGGCCGGAACCCCCGTCGGGCTGGTAGCCAGCGCCATCATGGAGGCCGGAGGCCTCGTTCCCGACGACGTCGTCATCAACATCATCGCCGAGCGCATTGCCCAGCCGGACTGCGCCAAGGGCTTCATTCTCGACGGCTTTCCGCGCACCCTGAAGCAGGCGGCGGCGCTCGATGAGCTGTTGACAGCCACGGGCAAGCAGCTCGACGCCGTGATCGAGCTCAAGGTTAACGACGATGCGCTGCTGTCGCGCATCGAGAACCGGGCGCGCGAGACCATCGCCGCGGGGGGCGTGCCGCGCGCCGACGACAATGCCGAGGCGCTGCGCAAGCGTCTGATGGCCTATTATCGCGAGACGGCGCCGCTCATCGGCTACTATTTCGCCAAGGGCAAGCTGCACTGTGTGGACGGAATGGCGCCGATTCCCCAGGTGGAGAGCCAGGTGGACGCTGTTCTGAACAGCGTCGCCGCACCCTGA
- the rplO gene encoding 50S ribosomal protein L15 produces MRLNEIKDKHGARKERVRVGRGIGSGLGKQGGRGGKGQTARTGVAIGGFEGGQMPLHRRLPKRGFNKWRRKDYNEINVGALQQAIDDKRLDAGKPVDLESLVAAGIIRRPKDGLRLLGNGEIKAKLSLTVNHASGTAKAAIEKAGGSIKLIVKKVLEADEIKRKKTAAKKSAGKTPKKPAGDAATEE; encoded by the coding sequence ATGCGGCTCAATGAAATCAAGGACAAGCACGGCGCCCGCAAGGAGCGCGTGCGCGTCGGCCGTGGCATCGGCTCCGGCCTCGGCAAGCAGGGTGGCCGCGGCGGCAAGGGCCAGACCGCGCGTACCGGCGTCGCCATCGGCGGCTTCGAAGGCGGTCAGATGCCTCTGCATCGCCGCTTGCCGAAGCGCGGCTTCAACAAGTGGCGCCGCAAGGACTACAACGAGATCAACGTCGGCGCGCTGCAGCAGGCGATCGACGACAAGCGCCTGGACGCCGGCAAGCCGGTCGATCTGGAGTCGCTCGTCGCCGCCGGTATCATCCGCCGCCCCAAGGACGGCCTGCGCCTCCTCGGCAACGGTGAGATCAAGGCCAAGCTGAGCCTGACCGTCAACCACGCCTCCGGTACCGCCAAGGCGGCCATCGAGAAGGCCGGCGGGTCGATCAAGCTCATCGTGAAGAAGGTGCTTGAGGCCGACGAGATCAAGCGCAAGAAGACGGCCGCCAAGAAGAGCGCCGGCAAGACGCCCAAGAAGCCCGCAGGGGACGCCGCCACCGAGGAGTAA